A region from the uncultured Draconibacterium sp. genome encodes:
- a CDS encoding AarF/UbiB family protein: protein MKTIDRIPTSKIERATKMVQTGAKVGINYLKYYGDKLSSTEEAAREKLNQSNASDIYDGLKNLKGSALKVAQMLSMEKNIMPEAYIEKFSLSQFSVPPLSAALVVKTFQRYFGRTPDQVFDEFNPNAVHGASIGQVHRARKDGKDLAVKIQYPGVSESISSDLAMVKPMAMKLFNIRGKGSEVYFKEVEEKLLDETNYVLEVEQSLETIKQCSHIPNLCFPNYYQHLSSERFITMDWMEGQHLSEFAAGNTDKALANKLGQALWDFYMYQIHHLRKFHADPHPGNFLVSENKELVALDFGCVKSIPDSFYIPYFELALPENRNNPEIFTKKLYELEILRKDDSLEELAFFTEMFKRLLDLFTQPFQSEKFDFSDAGFFKRLSDLGTAYSKNTELRNMNGNRGSRHFIYMNRTFFGLYNLMHLLKADSIVIDNYLPESQSGKVA from the coding sequence ATGAAAACCATCGATAGGATACCAACCTCGAAAATTGAACGGGCTACCAAAATGGTGCAAACCGGGGCTAAAGTGGGCATTAACTACCTGAAATATTACGGCGACAAGTTAAGCTCGACAGAAGAAGCGGCGCGTGAAAAGCTCAACCAATCAAATGCCAGCGATATTTACGATGGGCTTAAAAACTTAAAAGGTAGTGCCCTAAAAGTAGCGCAGATGCTAAGCATGGAAAAGAATATTATGCCCGAGGCGTATATCGAAAAGTTTTCGCTTTCGCAGTTTTCGGTTCCGCCACTATCGGCAGCACTGGTGGTAAAAACATTTCAGCGATATTTTGGTCGTACACCCGACCAGGTGTTTGATGAATTTAATCCCAATGCAGTGCATGGTGCCAGTATCGGACAGGTACACCGGGCGCGGAAAGATGGTAAAGACCTGGCCGTAAAAATCCAGTATCCGGGAGTTTCAGAAAGCATCAGCAGCGACCTGGCGATGGTTAAACCAATGGCCATGAAACTGTTTAATATTCGGGGAAAAGGTTCGGAGGTGTATTTTAAAGAAGTGGAGGAAAAACTGCTGGATGAAACCAATTATGTGCTGGAGGTGGAGCAAAGTCTCGAAACCATTAAACAGTGCAGTCATATTCCCAATTTGTGTTTCCCCAACTATTACCAACACCTTTCGTCGGAGCGATTTATTACCATGGACTGGATGGAGGGCCAGCATCTTTCGGAGTTTGCTGCCGGCAATACCGATAAAGCACTGGCCAATAAACTGGGACAGGCCTTGTGGGATTTTTATATGTACCAGATTCATCACCTGCGGAAATTTCATGCCGATCCGCATCCGGGGAATTTTTTGGTGTCGGAAAACAAGGAGCTCGTAGCCCTCGATTTTGGATGTGTAAAAAGTATCCCCGATTCGTTTTACATCCCGTATTTTGAGCTGGCATTGCCCGAAAACCGCAATAACCCCGAGATTTTTACCAAAAAACTTTATGAGCTGGAAATTCTGCGAAAAGACGATAGTTTGGAGGAACTGGCCTTTTTTACCGAAATGTTTAAGCGTTTGCTCGACTTGTTTACACAGCCTTTTCAGTCGGAAAAGTTTGATTTCTCTGATGCCGGCTTTTTTAAACGCCTGAGTGATCTGGGGACAGCCTACAGTAAAAACACCGAGTTGAGGAATATGAACGGAAACCGGGGATCGCGGCATTTTATTTATATGAACCGTACCTTTTTTGGCTTGTATAACCTGATGCACCTGCTGAAAGCCGATTCTATTGTTATTGATAATTACTTGCCGGAAAGCCAATCCGGAAAGGTTGCCTGA
- a CDS encoding Lacal_2735 family protein produces MFGLFKKDPIKNLVRKHDKLMEEAFLLSRTNRRQSDEKYAEAQAVQQEIDALKATS; encoded by the coding sequence ATGTTTGGATTATTTAAAAAAGACCCGATAAAAAACCTGGTTCGAAAACACGATAAATTAATGGAAGAAGCTTTTTTATTGTCGCGAACCAACCGGCGGCAGTCTGATGAGAAATATGCCGAAGCACAGGCTGTTCAGCAGGAAATTGACGCATTAAAAGCTACATCCTGA
- a CDS encoding rhodanese-like domain-containing protein, which translates to MKKMKTYSLLLLALSLFVMACNNEEDDNTMPAVLYTDITASQVKTELIDDTSISPYAAIFDVSPVYNDGHLPFSSDANGVNGLDTLLGSLDKTKSYLVYCHGDAPSIAAAELLIENGFTKVFRLQGNYGAWNDVSFVDIAASVAKSKIDAAEFEAIFDVSPHYNTEHLPGASNANAGGGGTDLATLIADMDKTKNYLVYCHSDGPSMAGAQLMEDAGFKNVFRLEGNFGAWTDAGYDVETTVTYTDIDASQVKTELIDDASISPYAAIFDVSPVYNDGHLPFSTDANGVNGLGTLLGSLDKTKSYLVYCHGDAPSIAAAELLIENGFTKVFRLQGNYGAWNDVSFVDIAASVAKSKIDAAEFEAIFDVSPHYNTEHLPGASNANAGGGGTDLATLIADMDKTKNYLVYCHGDGPSMAGAQLMEDAGFKNVFRLEGNFGAWTDAGYATE; encoded by the coding sequence ATGAAAAAGATGAAAACTTACAGCCTGTTGCTACTTGCCCTAAGCTTGTTTGTCATGGCCTGCAACAACGAAGAAGATGACAACACCATGCCTGCTGTTTTGTATACCGACATTACGGCCAGCCAGGTAAAAACAGAACTGATTGACGATACAAGCATAAGCCCTTATGCGGCTATTTTTGATGTGTCGCCGGTGTACAACGACGGGCACCTGCCCTTTTCCTCCGATGCCAATGGTGTTAACGGACTGGATACGCTGCTGGGCAGTTTGGATAAAACAAAAAGCTACCTGGTGTATTGCCATGGCGATGCGCCCTCGATTGCGGCTGCCGAATTACTGATTGAAAACGGCTTTACCAAGGTATTCCGCCTGCAGGGCAACTACGGTGCCTGGAACGATGTATCGTTTGTTGACATTGCTGCCAGCGTTGCAAAATCGAAAATTGATGCTGCTGAATTTGAAGCCATTTTCGATGTATCGCCACATTACAACACCGAACACCTGCCCGGGGCAAGCAATGCCAATGCCGGTGGTGGAGGTACCGACCTGGCCACTTTAATTGCCGATATGGACAAAACAAAAAATTACCTGGTGTATTGCCATAGCGATGGACCGTCAATGGCCGGGGCACAGCTAATGGAAGATGCCGGCTTTAAAAATGTATTTCGTTTGGAAGGTAACTTTGGGGCATGGACCGACGCCGGGTATGACGTGGAAACAACGGTTACCTATACCGATATAGATGCCAGCCAGGTAAAAACAGAACTGATTGACGATGCTAGCATAAGCCCTTATGCGGCTATTTTTGATGTGTCGCCGGTGTACAACGACGGGCACCTGCCCTTTTCCACCGATGCCAATGGCGTTAACGGACTGGGGACACTGCTGGGCAGTTTGGATAAAACAAAAAGCTACCTGGTGTATTGCCATGGCGATGCGCCCTCGATTGCGGCTGCCGAATTACTGATTGAAAACGGCTTTACCAAGGTATTCCGCCTGCAGGGCAACTACGGTGCCTGGAACGATGTATCGTTTGTTGACATTGCTGCCAGCGTTGCAAAATCGAAAATTGATGCCGCTGAGTTTGAAGCCATTTTCGATGTATCGCCACATTACAACACCGAACACCTGCCCGGGGCAAGCAATGCCAATGCCGGTGGTGGAGGTACCGACCTGGCCACTTTAATTGCCGATATGGACAAAACAAAAAATTACCTGGTGTATTGCCATGGCGATGGACCGTCAATGGCCGGGGCACAGCTGATGGAAGATGCCGGCTTTAAAAATGTATTTCGTTTGGAAGGTAACTTTGGGGCATGGACCGACGCCGGGTATGCTACCGAATAA
- a CDS encoding MFS transporter produces MGIFRNLNQQEIKTLKLHLFYSGIEGIAAGALLLTEFIFIKSLKGSNVQLAFLFQFSMVVFLFAMVANEILRRYPNRKVLLRSIAIASKLPLVALAFFPGVSHNQGLPAIYHTIFLAIFLLYFVSKIAVIPSINQYLKGNYRHENFGRLFGYSVSVQKVAMLLSTFTAGLLLDLNPNSYRVFYPLVGVLAIISIFQLTKIKFIHTAEAVNTPLWKSLQLSFRRVFFILKTNKAFRHLELGFMIYGFAWMSTHAVITIFYERALHLNYSSVAFYKNAFNLIAIAFLPFFGRFIGKRDPRRFGIITFGSLLLFILFTALTEYYNGHFELYGIKIYYMLLVAVFFNGLFMGSMPILWGIGSSYFCQPNQAADYQSVHLFLTGVRALFAPIIGIKLYEWFGFSLTYATGIVLLVFAILLMIYSEKRFPKTS; encoded by the coding sequence ATGGGCATTTTTCGCAATTTAAATCAACAGGAAATAAAAACCCTGAAACTGCACCTGTTTTACAGCGGCATCGAGGGTATTGCTGCCGGTGCCTTACTATTAACCGAGTTTATTTTTATTAAGTCGCTAAAAGGAAGCAACGTACAGCTGGCTTTTCTGTTTCAGTTTAGCATGGTGGTATTTTTATTTGCTATGGTAGCCAACGAAATACTGCGCCGCTACCCCAACCGCAAAGTATTGCTGCGCAGCATTGCCATTGCTTCCAAATTGCCGCTGGTAGCACTGGCCTTTTTCCCCGGTGTAAGCCACAACCAAGGGCTTCCGGCTATTTACCACACTATCTTTCTGGCTATCTTTTTACTCTATTTCGTTTCAAAAATTGCAGTTATCCCCTCCATCAATCAATACCTGAAAGGCAATTACCGGCACGAAAACTTTGGTCGCCTGTTTGGCTATTCCGTTTCGGTACAAAAAGTTGCCATGTTGCTCTCTACCTTTACCGCCGGCTTACTGCTCGATCTTAATCCCAACTCTTACCGGGTATTTTACCCCCTGGTAGGCGTATTGGCTATCATATCCATTTTTCAGCTTACCAAAATTAAGTTTATCCATACTGCCGAAGCTGTAAATACCCCCTTGTGGAAATCCTTGCAGCTGTCGTTTCGCCGGGTATTTTTTATTTTAAAAACCAACAAAGCCTTTCGTCATCTCGAACTGGGTTTTATGATTTATGGTTTTGCCTGGATGAGCACCCACGCTGTAATTACCATTTTTTACGAGCGCGCCCTGCACTTAAACTACTCCAGCGTAGCCTTTTACAAAAACGCCTTTAACCTCATCGCCATTGCCTTTTTGCCCTTTTTCGGGCGTTTTATCGGCAAACGCGATCCGCGCCGCTTTGGCATTATCACCTTTGGTTCGCTGCTGCTGTTTATTTTGTTTACCGCCCTTACCGAATACTACAACGGCCACTTCGAACTCTACGGAATAAAAATCTATTACATGCTGCTTGTAGCCGTGTTTTTTAACGGACTTTTTATGGGTAGCATGCCCATTTTGTGGGGCATTGGCAGCAGCTATTTCTGCCAACCCAACCAGGCCGCCGACTACCAGAGCGTGCACCTTTTTTTAACCGGCGTACGCGCCCTGTTTGCCCCCATTATTGGTATCAAATTGTACGAATGGTTTGGTTTTAGCCTCACCTATGCCACCGGCATTGTACTGCTCGTTTTCGCCATTTTACTTATGATTTATTCCGAAAAACGCTTTCCAAAAACCAGTTAA
- a CDS encoding ester cyclase, which yields MLETAEFKHLQEQERRNKKLIEHVFDELWNKRNSAVLDECLAPNVEYHTPNMTCRGIEEYKKMYAFYAAAFEQSHLEILDMFGSNDRVFSRVLFSCVHTGELNGIPASGNEVKIQTFTAYRLEHGKIIEEYELFDELGMMQQLGMELHLKEAVD from the coding sequence ATGTTAGAAACAGCAGAATTCAAACACCTACAAGAACAAGAGCGCAGAAATAAAAAGCTTATTGAGCATGTTTTTGATGAATTGTGGAACAAACGAAACAGCGCGGTGCTGGATGAATGTTTGGCACCCAATGTGGAATACCACACCCCCAATATGACCTGCAGGGGAATTGAAGAGTATAAAAAGATGTATGCGTTTTATGCAGCGGCTTTTGAGCAATCGCACCTGGAAATACTGGATATGTTTGGTAGTAACGACAGGGTATTTAGCCGGGTATTATTTAGTTGTGTGCATACCGGTGAATTAAATGGAATTCCGGCCAGCGGAAATGAAGTAAAAATACAGACTTTTACTGCTTACCGGTTGGAGCACGGGAAAATTATTGAAGAATACGAGCTGTTTGATGAACTGGGAATGATGCAACAATTGGGTATGGAGCTGCACCTGAAAGAAGCAGTTGATTAA
- a CDS encoding TetR family transcriptional regulator C-terminal domain-containing protein gives MENKKTTTEILSAYMNFRLEKGKRPASVYAFARDLEMEEADFYQHFGSFDALEKAVFRAFFDQSMQLLEQNKAYHSYDAKNKVLAFYYTFFEVLKANRSYVLLALKGAKDKLKVLASLSELKKALCAFINDLEIETPELPHKKMEKIKSRSINESAWAQLLFTLRFWLEDTSPDFEKTDVLIEKSVNTAFNLLDAATLQAVFDLGKFLYHEKISSN, from the coding sequence ATGGAAAACAAAAAAACAACAACAGAAATCTTGTCGGCCTACATGAATTTCAGGCTCGAAAAGGGGAAGCGTCCGGCCAGTGTTTATGCCTTTGCCCGTGATTTGGAAATGGAAGAGGCAGATTTTTACCAGCATTTTGGCTCGTTTGATGCCTTGGAGAAAGCGGTTTTTAGAGCTTTTTTCGACCAAAGCATGCAATTGCTGGAGCAAAACAAAGCCTACCATAGTTACGATGCAAAAAACAAAGTACTTGCTTTTTACTACACTTTTTTCGAGGTGTTAAAAGCCAATCGCAGTTATGTGCTATTGGCCTTAAAAGGTGCCAAAGATAAATTGAAAGTGCTGGCCTCCTTATCGGAGCTAAAAAAAGCTCTTTGCGCCTTTATTAATGACTTGGAGATTGAAACACCTGAACTGCCGCATAAAAAGATGGAAAAAATAAAGTCGCGCAGCATCAATGAATCGGCCTGGGCACAATTGCTCTTTACTCTCCGGTTCTGGCTGGAAGATACTTCTCCCGATTTTGAAAAAACCGATGTATTGATTGAGAAATCGGTAAATACCGCCTTTAACCTGTTGGATGCAGCCACACTGCAAGCGGTATTCGATCTGGGTAAATTTTTGTATCACGAAAAAATAAGTAGCAACTAA